The following are from one region of the Streptomyces fradiae genome:
- a CDS encoding magnesium and cobalt transport protein CorA: protein MSMIRDLRAAVRPSLLHPLRKTATATASQYANYDATRDPTAASAVVDCAVYREGRRVDDRACLTPRGAMRQVRESGGFAWIGLHEPTEAEFAGIAAEFGLHPLAVEDAVHAHQRPKLERYDDTLFTVFKTIHYVEHAELTATSEVVETGEVMVFTGPDFVITVRHGGQGSLRNLRHRLQGEPELLAKGPSSVLHAIADHVVDGYIAVADAVELDIDELEIDVFSPAAKGSTRGADTGRIYQLKREVLEFKRAVTPLLRPMQLLSERPMRLVDPDIQKYFRDVADHLARVQEQVVAFDELLNSILQANLAQATVAQNEDMRKITSWAAIVAVPTAVCGVYGMNFDHMPELHWKYGYPMVLGGIAVICFAIHRTLKRNGWL from the coding sequence ATGTCGATGATCCGTGACCTGCGCGCCGCCGTCCGTCCGTCCCTGCTGCACCCGCTGCGCAAGACGGCCACCGCGACCGCCTCGCAGTACGCCAACTACGACGCCACCCGCGACCCCACGGCCGCGAGCGCCGTCGTCGACTGCGCCGTCTACCGCGAGGGGCGCCGGGTCGACGACCGCGCGTGCCTCACCCCGCGCGGCGCGATGCGCCAGGTGCGGGAGAGCGGCGGCTTCGCGTGGATCGGTCTGCACGAGCCGACCGAGGCCGAATTCGCCGGTATCGCCGCCGAGTTCGGGCTGCACCCGCTCGCCGTCGAGGACGCCGTCCACGCCCACCAGCGGCCCAAGCTGGAGCGCTACGACGACACTCTCTTCACCGTCTTCAAGACGATCCACTACGTCGAGCACGCCGAACTCACCGCCACCAGCGAGGTCGTGGAGACCGGCGAGGTGATGGTCTTCACCGGCCCCGACTTCGTCATCACCGTCCGGCACGGCGGCCAGGGCTCGCTGCGCAACCTCCGGCACCGCCTCCAGGGCGAGCCGGAGCTGCTCGCCAAGGGCCCCTCCTCCGTGCTGCACGCCATCGCCGACCATGTCGTCGACGGCTACATCGCGGTCGCCGACGCCGTCGAGCTCGACATCGACGAGCTGGAGATCGACGTCTTCTCGCCGGCCGCCAAGGGCTCCACGCGCGGCGCCGACACCGGCCGGATCTACCAGCTCAAGCGCGAGGTCCTGGAGTTCAAGCGGGCGGTCACGCCGCTGCTCCGCCCGATGCAGCTGCTCAGCGAGCGGCCGATGCGACTCGTCGACCCCGACATCCAGAAGTACTTCCGGGACGTCGCCGACCACCTCGCCCGGGTCCAGGAGCAGGTCGTCGCCTTCGACGAACTGCTCAACTCGATCCTCCAGGCCAATCTGGCGCAGGCGACCGTCGCGCAGAACGAGGACATGCGCAAGATCACCTCGTGGGCGGCGATCGTCGCCGTCCCGACGGCGGTCTGCGGCGTCTACGGCATGAACTTCGACCACATGCCGGAGCTGCACTGGAAGTACGGCTACCCGATGGTGCTCGGCGGCATCGCCGTCATCTGCTTCGCCATCCACCGCACGCTCAAGCGCAACGGCTGGTTGTAG
- a CDS encoding suppressor of fused domain protein, translating into MAEILVLVEARLRTALGEPDARAAITFLGTDRIEVLRFIDAEAGLVRYATLGMSAQPMADPTSALADPVKGPRAELLLTVRAGLADTDQVLRPLAVLAATPQVEGVVVAPGASLDVGEPLWPGAPFSSVLVAESGGLVEDLDLDAPLDPVRFLPLLPMTSNEAAWKRVHGAQALEERWLSNGTDLRDPLRKSVTLD; encoded by the coding sequence ATGGCAGAAATTCTCGTTCTGGTCGAGGCCCGGTTGCGCACCGCCCTCGGCGAGCCGGACGCGCGGGCGGCGATCACCTTCCTCGGCACCGACCGGATCGAGGTGCTCCGGTTCATCGACGCCGAGGCCGGCCTGGTGCGCTACGCGACCCTCGGCATGTCCGCGCAGCCGATGGCCGACCCCACCTCCGCGCTCGCCGACCCGGTGAAGGGCCCGCGTGCCGAACTGCTGCTCACCGTCCGCGCCGGCCTCGCCGACACCGACCAGGTGCTCCGCCCGCTCGCCGTGCTCGCCGCCACCCCGCAGGTCGAGGGCGTCGTCGTGGCCCCCGGCGCCTCGCTCGACGTGGGCGAACCCCTGTGGCCGGGCGCGCCCTTCAGCTCGGTCCTGGTCGCCGAGTCGGGCGGCCTGGTCGAGGACCTGGATCTCGACGCCCCGCTGGACCCGGTGCGCTTCCTGCCGCTGCTCCCGATGACCTCGAACGAGGCCGCCTGGAAGCGGGTGCACGGCGCGCAGGCCCTGGAGGAGCGCTGGCTCAGCAACGGAACGGACCTGCGCGATCCGCTGCGCAAGTCCGTGACCCTGGACTGA
- a CDS encoding DUF6758 family protein: MRGEPSCPKCGGRVRAPGLFADSWQCDVHGSVHPLQPVIPPSVEGLGVVVHRAHVPVWMPWPLPVGWLFTGVAYAGDDRSGGRATAVACSGPGPLGGIGELLLVAEELGVGLGARYAGMDGPDPGPGMAIDKPPQVKVLAAGRPTPLWHVTGAPQDRAVFAGEARGLWLWAIVWPEQSGLLMYDELVLTDLRDAGAEVELLPCGALTPRLLT; this comes from the coding sequence ATGAGGGGCGAACCCAGTTGCCCGAAGTGCGGTGGCCGGGTCAGGGCGCCCGGTCTCTTCGCCGACTCCTGGCAGTGCGACGTGCACGGCTCGGTGCACCCGCTACAGCCCGTGATCCCACCCAGCGTCGAGGGCCTCGGTGTGGTCGTGCACCGGGCCCATGTGCCGGTGTGGATGCCGTGGCCCCTGCCCGTCGGATGGCTCTTCACCGGAGTGGCGTACGCCGGTGACGACCGCAGCGGCGGACGCGCGACCGCCGTGGCCTGTTCCGGGCCCGGTCCGCTCGGCGGCATCGGGGAGCTGCTGCTCGTCGCCGAGGAGCTCGGCGTCGGACTCGGCGCCCGGTACGCGGGCATGGACGGCCCCGATCCCGGCCCCGGCATGGCGATCGACAAACCACCCCAGGTCAAGGTGCTCGCCGCCGGCCGCCCCACCCCGCTCTGGCATGTCACCGGCGCCCCGCAGGACCGCGCCGTCTTCGCCGGCGAGGCGCGCGGACTCTGGCTGTGGGCGATCGTCTGGCCCGAGCAGTCCGGCCTGCTGATGTACGACGAGCTGGTCCTCACGGATCTGCGCGACGCCGGAGCGGAGGTCGAGCTGCTGCCGTGCGGCGCGCTGACACCGAGGCTGCTCACGTAG
- a CDS encoding PHP domain-containing protein encodes MRIDLHTHSTASDGTDTPAELVRNAAAAGLDVVALTDHDTTRGYGEAIAALPEGLTLVTGAELSCRYDGVSLHMLAYLFDPEEPALLAERELVRDDRVPRARAMVGKLQELGVPVTWEQVARIAGDGSVGRPHVAEALVELGVVPDVSGAFTPEWIADGGRAHVQKHELDPIDAIRLVKAAGGVTVFAHPLAVKRGECVPESAIAKLAEAGLDGIEVDHMDHDEPTRARLRGLAKELGLLTTGSSDYHGSRKTVGLGEYTTDPEIYGEITRRAAGAFPVPGAGGRP; translated from the coding sequence GTGCGCATCGACCTGCACACCCACTCCACGGCCTCGGACGGTACGGACACCCCCGCCGAGCTGGTGCGGAACGCCGCCGCCGCGGGCCTCGACGTGGTCGCGCTGACCGATCACGACACCACCCGGGGATACGGCGAGGCCATCGCGGCCCTCCCCGAGGGCCTCACCCTGGTCACCGGCGCCGAACTCTCCTGCCGCTACGACGGCGTGAGCCTCCACATGCTCGCCTATCTCTTCGACCCCGAGGAGCCCGCCCTGCTCGCCGAGCGCGAGCTGGTCCGGGACGACCGGGTGCCGCGCGCCCGCGCCATGGTCGGCAAGCTCCAGGAGCTCGGCGTGCCGGTCACCTGGGAGCAGGTCGCCCGGATCGCCGGCGACGGCTCCGTGGGCCGACCGCACGTCGCCGAGGCGCTGGTCGAACTCGGTGTCGTGCCCGATGTCTCCGGCGCCTTCACGCCCGAGTGGATCGCCGACGGCGGCCGGGCCCACGTGCAGAAGCACGAGCTCGACCCGATCGACGCGATCCGCCTGGTCAAGGCCGCCGGCGGGGTCACCGTCTTCGCCCACCCGCTGGCCGTCAAGCGCGGCGAGTGCGTGCCCGAGTCCGCCATCGCGAAGCTCGCCGAGGCCGGTCTCGACGGCATCGAGGTGGACCACATGGACCACGACGAGCCGACCAGGGCCCGGCTGCGCGGCCTCGCCAAGGAGCTGGGGCTGCTCACCACCGGCTCCAGCGACTACCACGGCAGCCGAAAGACCGTCGGCCTCGGCGAGTACACCACCGACCCCGAGATCTACGGCGAGATCACCCGCCGCGCCGCCGGTGCCTTCCCGGTGCCGGGCGCGGGCGGACGCCCGTAA
- a CDS encoding MarC family protein, translated as MFDVAVFGSLFLTLFVIMDPPGITPIFLALTSGRPAKVQRRMAWQAVAVAFGVIAVFGVLGQQILDYLHVSVPALMIAGGLLLLLIALSLLTGKNDEPQQTKDVNVALVPLGMPLLAGPGAIVSVILAVQHADGAAAQVSVWAAIVAMHVVLWLAMRYSLLIIRVIKDGGVVLVTRLAGMMLAAIAVQQIINGVTQVIQGA; from the coding sequence GTGTTCGACGTCGCCGTCTTCGGCTCGCTGTTCCTGACCCTCTTCGTGATCATGGATCCCCCGGGGATCACCCCGATCTTCCTCGCCCTCACCTCCGGCCGCCCCGCCAAGGTCCAGCGCCGCATGGCCTGGCAGGCCGTCGCCGTGGCCTTCGGCGTCATCGCCGTCTTCGGCGTGCTCGGCCAGCAGATCCTCGACTACCTGCACGTCTCCGTCCCGGCGCTGATGATCGCGGGCGGACTGCTCCTGCTGCTCATCGCGCTCAGCCTGCTCACCGGCAAGAACGACGAGCCGCAGCAGACCAAGGACGTCAACGTCGCCCTGGTCCCGCTCGGCATGCCGCTGCTCGCCGGGCCCGGTGCCATCGTCTCGGTCATCCTCGCCGTGCAGCACGCCGACGGCGCCGCCGCCCAGGTCTCCGTCTGGGCCGCGATCGTCGCCATGCACGTCGTGCTGTGGCTGGCCATGCGCTACTCGCTGCTGATCATCCGCGTCATCAAGGACGGCGGCGTGGTCCTGGTGACCCGGCTGGCCGGCATGATGCTCGCCGCCATCGCCGTGCAGCAGATCATCAACGGCGTCACCCAGGTCATCCAGGGCGCCTGA
- a CDS encoding alpha/beta fold hydrolase, protein MSKPRSLALPPRTRRHRLATARGPFAVLDTAPDGPRHGTVLLLPGYTGSKEDFLALLGPLAEAGYRAVAVDGRGQNETPGPRGRAAYRRKALALDVVAQAAALGDGPVHLLGHSFGGLVARAAVALAPDAFSSLTLLSSGPGRVARPQRVRIHALRGAFALLPKERVWQATRWLDSRGEEPGAEDPQEIVDFLRRRWMLTRIAQLSGAGRLLVRDPDGTAALRALPMPLHLAYGDEETVWPVPDLAAAAARTGAHHTVVAGAGHSPNVSHPEELAARLAAFWDAVQERAVPGRTEVPIGGNPAEAPS, encoded by the coding sequence ATGAGCAAGCCCCGGTCCCTGGCGCTGCCGCCCCGTACCCGTCGCCATCGGCTGGCGACCGCGCGCGGCCCCTTCGCCGTACTCGACACCGCGCCCGACGGACCCCGGCACGGGACCGTGCTGTTGCTGCCCGGGTACACCGGCAGCAAGGAGGACTTCCTCGCGCTGCTCGGCCCGCTCGCCGAGGCCGGGTACCGGGCGGTCGCCGTCGACGGGCGGGGGCAGAACGAGACGCCGGGGCCGCGTGGCCGGGCCGCGTACCGGCGCAAGGCACTGGCGCTGGACGTGGTGGCGCAGGCGGCGGCGCTCGGGGACGGGCCGGTGCATCTGCTCGGGCATTCCTTCGGCGGCCTTGTGGCCCGGGCGGCGGTCGCGCTCGCGCCGGACGCCTTCTCCTCACTGACCCTGCTCTCCTCGGGCCCCGGCCGGGTGGCCCGGCCGCAGCGGGTCCGGATCCACGCGTTGCGCGGCGCGTTCGCGCTGCTGCCGAAGGAGCGGGTGTGGCAGGCGACCCGCTGGCTGGACAGCCGCGGCGAGGAGCCGGGCGCCGAGGACCCGCAGGAGATCGTGGACTTCCTGCGCCGGCGCTGGATGCTGACCCGGATCGCCCAGCTCTCGGGCGCGGGCCGGCTGCTCGTGCGCGACCCGGACGGCACGGCGGCGCTGCGGGCGCTGCCGATGCCGCTGCATCTGGCGTACGGGGACGAGGAGACGGTCTGGCCGGTGCCGGACCTGGCGGCGGCGGCCGCCCGTACCGGCGCGCACCACACGGTGGTGGCGGGGGCCGGCCACTCCCCCAATGTGTCGCACCCGGAGGAGCTCGCGGCACGGCTCGCGGCGTTCTGGGACGCGGTCCAGGAGCGGGCGGTCCCGGGTCGTACCGAGGTGCCGATCGGCGGAAATCCGGCCGAAGCACCCTCGTAA
- a CDS encoding DEAD/DEAH box helicase, with protein sequence MTLPVALSGTDVIGQAKTGTGKTLGFGLPILERVIVPADVEAGRAEPGQLTDAPQALVVVPTRELCQQVTNDLLTAGKVRNVRVLAIYGGRAYEPQVEALKKGVDVIVGTPGRLLDLAGQRKLDLSHVKALVLDEADEMLDLGFLPDVEKIINMLPAKRQTMLFSATMPGAVIGLARRYMSKPTHIRATSPDDEGATHANIAQHVFRAHNMDKPEMVSRILQARGRGLAMIFCRTKRTAADIAEQLERRGFASGAVHGDLGQGAREQALRAFRNGKVDVLVATDVAARGIDVEGVTHVINYQSPEDEKTYLHRIGRTGRAGASGTAITLVDWDDIPRWQLINKALELNFSDPVETYSSSPHLYELLNIPEGTKGILPRAERTRAGLDAEVLEDLGEPGGKRGRGPRREQQQTEERPAGTRTPRQRRRTRGGSELGDGAPAVVETPAVGTDSGTDAPEAPAGPRRPRRRRTRGTGGPSAGIPVAGASSTTAVAEAPEPVVEAPVAEAPVVEAPVAEAPAEAPRSRRGRTRTRAAEATEVAEAPVAETPAVEASAAPAEESRPRRRRSRGARPEAAEPVTAAAPAAPAPAAAAPAPRKRRVRPRPAEETVSFQTVETAAAALAAATARTVPAQATEPKAAEVKAAEPKGVEPKAAEVKAAEAKAAVPAQAAEPVTAAPAAAPSAPRARRRATRPVTSTAPTVEAPAAPEPAPAPVAEEPKPRRRATRRASSPVTSTADTGAVVIVEAAAPVAEPVVTEEPKKAAPRKRVAKKAVAAEAPAETTEAPKKAAPRKRVAKKVAETVAEAATEVTEEPKKAAPRKRVAKKAVAAEAPDASEPKTPTRRRTTKKAVAAEAPAEAAETAPKKAAPRKRVAKKAAAQPEA encoded by the coding sequence ATGACCCTTCCGGTCGCCCTTTCCGGCACCGACGTCATCGGCCAGGCCAAGACCGGTACGGGCAAGACCCTCGGCTTCGGCCTCCCGATCCTGGAGCGCGTCATCGTCCCCGCCGACGTCGAGGCGGGCCGGGCCGAGCCCGGGCAGCTGACCGACGCCCCGCAGGCGCTCGTCGTCGTGCCCACCCGCGAGCTGTGCCAGCAGGTCACCAACGACCTGCTCACCGCCGGCAAGGTGCGCAACGTGCGGGTCCTCGCCATCTACGGCGGCCGGGCCTACGAGCCGCAGGTCGAGGCGCTGAAGAAGGGCGTCGACGTGATCGTCGGCACCCCCGGCCGGCTGCTCGACCTGGCCGGGCAGCGCAAGCTCGACCTGTCGCACGTCAAGGCGCTCGTCCTGGACGAGGCCGACGAGATGCTCGACCTGGGCTTCCTGCCCGACGTCGAGAAGATCATCAACATGCTTCCGGCGAAGCGCCAGACCATGCTGTTCTCGGCGACCATGCCGGGCGCCGTCATCGGCCTGGCCCGTCGCTACATGTCGAAGCCCACGCACATCCGCGCCACCTCGCCGGACGACGAGGGCGCGACCCACGCGAACATCGCGCAGCACGTCTTCCGCGCCCACAACATGGACAAGCCGGAGATGGTCTCGCGCATCCTGCAGGCCCGCGGCCGCGGTCTCGCGATGATCTTCTGCCGTACGAAGCGCACCGCGGCCGACATCGCCGAGCAGCTGGAGCGCCGCGGCTTCGCCTCCGGCGCGGTCCACGGCGACCTCGGCCAGGGCGCCCGCGAGCAGGCGCTGCGCGCCTTCCGCAACGGCAAGGTCGACGTCCTCGTCGCCACCGACGTCGCCGCCCGCGGCATCGACGTCGAGGGCGTCACGCACGTCATCAACTACCAGTCCCCCGAGGACGAGAAGACCTATCTGCACCGCATCGGCCGCACCGGCCGCGCGGGCGCGAGCGGTACGGCGATCACGCTGGTCGACTGGGACGACATCCCGCGCTGGCAGCTGATCAACAAGGCCCTCGAGCTGAACTTCAGCGACCCGGTCGAGACGTACTCCAGCTCGCCGCACCTGTACGAGCTCCTCAATATCCCCGAGGGCACCAAGGGCATCCTGCCGCGCGCCGAGCGCACCCGCGCCGGTCTCGACGCGGAGGTCCTGGAGGACCTGGGCGAGCCGGGCGGCAAGCGCGGCCGTGGCCCGCGCCGCGAGCAGCAGCAGACCGAGGAGCGCCCGGCCGGCACCCGTACGCCGCGTCAGCGCCGCCGCACCCGTGGCGGTTCGGAGCTCGGTGACGGCGCGCCTGCCGTCGTCGAGACCCCGGCCGTCGGTACGGACTCCGGTACGGACGCCCCCGAGGCGCCCGCCGGCCCGCGCCGCCCGCGCCGCCGCCGCACCCGCGGTACGGGCGGGCCGTCGGCCGGTATCCCGGTCGCCGGCGCGTCGAGCACGACCGCGGTCGCCGAGGCGCCCGAGCCGGTCGTCGAGGCCCCGGTGGCCGAGGCTCCGGTCGTGGAGGCCCCGGTGGCCGAGGCGCCCGCCGAGGCGCCGCGCTCCCGCCGTGGCCGTACCCGGACCCGCGCCGCGGAGGCCACCGAGGTGGCCGAGGCTCCGGTCGCCGAGACCCCCGCCGTCGAGGCTTCGGCCGCCCCGGCCGAGGAGTCCCGGCCGCGCCGCCGGCGTTCCCGTGGCGCGCGTCCGGAGGCCGCCGAGCCGGTGACCGCCGCCGCGCCCGCTGCCCCGGCTCCGGCTGCCGCCGCCCCGGCCCCGCGCAAGCGCCGGGTCCGGCCGCGTCCGGCCGAGGAGACCGTGTCGTTCCAGACGGTCGAGACGGCCGCCGCCGCGCTGGCCGCCGCCACGGCCCGTACGGTGCCGGCCCAGGCGACCGAGCCGAAGGCCGCCGAGGTCAAGGCCGCCGAGCCGAAGGGCGTCGAGCCGAAGGCCGCCGAGGTCAAGGCCGCGGAGGCCAAGGCCGCCGTCCCGGCGCAGGCCGCCGAGCCGGTGACCGCCGCTCCGGCCGCCGCCCCGTCGGCACCGCGTGCGCGCCGCCGCGCCACCCGCCCGGTGACCAGCACGGCCCCGACCGTCGAGGCCCCGGCCGCCCCGGAGCCGGCCCCCGCGCCGGTCGCCGAGGAGCCCAAGCCGCGCCGCCGCGCGACCCGCCGGGCCTCCAGCCCGGTGACGTCGACCGCGGACACCGGTGCCGTGGTGATCGTCGAGGCCGCCGCCCCGGTGGCCGAGCCGGTCGTGACCGAGGAGCCGAAGAAGGCCGCTCCGCGCAAGCGGGTCGCCAAGAAGGCCGTCGCCGCCGAGGCCCCGGCCGAGACGACCGAGGCCCCCAAGAAGGCCGCTCCGCGCAAGCGGGTCGCGAAGAAGGTCGCCGAGACCGTGGCCGAGGCCGCGACCGAGGTGACCGAGGAGCCGAAGAAGGCCGCTCCGCGCAAGCGTGTGGCCAAGAAGGCCGTCGCCGCCGAGGCCCCGGACGCCTCGGAGCCGAAGACGCCGACCCGTCGTCGTACGACGAAGAAGGCCGTCGCCGCCGAGGCTCCGGCCGAGGCCGCGGAGACCGCCCCCAAGAAGGCCGCTCCGCGCAAGCGGGTCGCCAAGAAGGCTGCCGCCCAGCCCGAGGCGTAA
- a CDS encoding ferritin-like fold-containing protein, whose product METPDNATPTGIAAQDWATASAVPQYRAAVIDLLGALAYGELAAFERLAEDAKLAPTLADKAELAKMASAEFHHFEQLRDRLSAVDAEPTGAMEPFAKALDDFHRQTAPSDWLEGLVKAYVGDSIASDFYREVAARLDTDTRALVLSVLDDTGHGNFAVEKVRAAIDADPRVGGRLALWARRLMGEALSQAQRVVAERDALSTMLVGGVDGMAAGFDLAEVGRMFSRITEAHTKRMAALGLAA is encoded by the coding sequence ATGGAGACGCCTGACAACGCCACACCCACCGGTATCGCCGCCCAGGACTGGGCCACGGCCTCCGCCGTGCCGCAGTACCGCGCCGCCGTGATCGACCTGCTCGGCGCGCTGGCCTACGGCGAGCTCGCGGCCTTCGAGCGGCTCGCCGAGGACGCCAAGCTGGCGCCGACCCTCGCGGACAAGGCGGAGCTGGCGAAGATGGCCTCCGCCGAGTTCCACCACTTCGAGCAGCTGCGTGACCGGCTCTCCGCCGTGGACGCCGAGCCGACCGGGGCGATGGAGCCCTTCGCCAAGGCGCTGGACGACTTCCACCGGCAGACCGCGCCGTCCGACTGGCTGGAGGGCCTGGTCAAGGCGTACGTGGGCGACTCGATCGCCAGTGACTTCTACCGCGAGGTCGCGGCCCGGCTCGACACCGACACCCGCGCGCTCGTGCTCTCCGTGCTCGACGACACCGGCCACGGCAACTTCGCCGTGGAGAAGGTCCGCGCCGCGATCGACGCCGACCCGCGGGTGGGCGGCCGCCTCGCCCTGTGGGCGCGCCGGCTGATGGGCGAGGCCCTGTCGCAGGCCCAGCGCGTGGTCGCCGAGCGCGACGCGCTGTCGACGATGCTGGTCGGTGGCGTGGACGGGATGGCCGCGGGCTTCGACCTCGCCGAGGTCGGCCGCATGTTCTCCCGTATCACCGAGGCGCACACCAAGCGGATGGCCGCGCTCGGCCTGGCCGCGTAA
- a CDS encoding DUF3107 domain-containing protein, with amino-acid sequence MEVKIGVQYAPREIVLESGQSAEEVERAVADALAGKTPLLSLTDEKGRKVLVPSDKIAYIEIGEQAVRRVGFGTL; translated from the coding sequence GTGGAGGTCAAGATCGGCGTGCAGTACGCACCCCGGGAGATCGTTCTGGAGAGCGGGCAGTCCGCCGAAGAGGTCGAGCGTGCGGTCGCCGACGCGCTGGCCGGCAAGACGCCGCTGCTCAGCCTGACGGACGAGAAGGGCCGCAAGGTCCTCGTCCCGTCCGACAAGATCGCGTACATCGAGATCGGCGAGCAGGCCGTGCGCCGGGTGGGCTTCGGCACCCTCTGA
- a CDS encoding TetR/AcrR family transcriptional regulator — translation MSAIEQTEAARPRGTRLPRRARRNQLLGAAQEVFVAQGYHSAAMDDIAERAGVSKPVLYQHFPGKLELYLALLDQHCEALLQSVRTALGSTSDNKLRVAATMDAYFAYVEDEGGAFRLVFESDLTNEPAVRERVDRVSLQCAEAISEVIAEDTGLSKDESMLLAVGLGGVSQVVARYWLSSESPIPRDTAVGLLTSLAWRGIAGFPLHGTEGQLAAEGH, via the coding sequence GTGAGCGCCATCGAGCAGACAGAGGCAGCACGCCCCCGGGGCACGCGCCTGCCGCGCCGTGCCCGTCGGAACCAGCTGCTCGGCGCGGCCCAGGAGGTGTTCGTCGCCCAGGGTTACCACTCGGCCGCCATGGACGACATCGCCGAGCGGGCCGGCGTCAGCAAGCCGGTGCTCTACCAGCACTTCCCGGGCAAGCTCGAGCTCTACCTGGCGCTCCTGGACCAGCACTGCGAGGCGCTGCTCCAGTCGGTGCGCACGGCCCTGGGCTCCACCTCCGACAACAAGCTGCGGGTCGCGGCGACCATGGACGCCTACTTCGCGTACGTGGAGGACGAGGGCGGCGCCTTCCGACTCGTCTTCGAGTCGGACCTGACCAACGAGCCCGCCGTGCGCGAGCGCGTCGACCGGGTCTCGCTGCAGTGCGCCGAGGCCATCTCCGAGGTCATCGCGGAGGACACCGGCCTGTCGAAGGACGAGTCCATGCTCCTCGCCGTGGGCCTCGGCGGCGTGTCCCAGGTGGTCGCGCGCTACTGGCTGTCCAGCGAGTCGCCGATCCCCCGCGACACGGCGGTCGGCCTGCTGACCTCGCTCGCCTGGCGCGGCATCGCCGGCTTCCCGCTGCACGGCACGGAGGGCCAGCTCGCCGCCGAGGGCCACTGA
- a CDS encoding alpha/beta fold hydrolase produces the protein MSSTELPETRTAAPPASPPRAVRVADGERLRSVALPGLTLTVRSRPAARPGLPPALYVHGLGGSSQNWSDLMPRLADLVDGEAVDLPGFGDSPPPDDGNYSVTGHARAVIRLLDAAGRGPVHLFGNSLGGAVATRVAAVRPDLVRTLTLVSPALPELRVQKTAWPTALFALPGIAPLFARLSRDWTPEQRVRGVLSLCYGDPGRVSEEGFRHAVEEMERRLELPYFWDAMARSSRGIVDAYTLGGQHGLWRQAERVLAPTLLVYGGRDQLVGYRMARKAAAAFRGSRLLTLPEAGHVAMMEYPETVAAAVRELITDAARTAAEGGS, from the coding sequence ATGTCCTCGACCGAGCTGCCGGAAACCCGGACCGCCGCCCCGCCCGCGAGCCCGCCGCGCGCCGTGCGGGTCGCCGACGGCGAGAGACTGCGCTCCGTCGCGCTGCCCGGGCTCACCCTGACCGTGCGCTCCCGGCCCGCCGCCCGCCCCGGTCTGCCGCCCGCGCTGTACGTGCACGGGCTCGGCGGCTCCTCGCAGAACTGGTCGGACCTGATGCCGCGGCTCGCCGACCTCGTGGACGGCGAGGCGGTCGACCTGCCCGGCTTCGGCGACTCGCCGCCGCCGGACGACGGCAACTACTCGGTGACGGGACACGCCCGGGCGGTCATCCGGCTGCTCGACGCGGCCGGCCGCGGCCCGGTGCACCTGTTCGGCAACTCGCTGGGCGGCGCCGTCGCCACCCGGGTCGCCGCCGTGCGCCCCGACCTGGTGCGCACCCTCACCCTGGTCTCCCCGGCGCTGCCGGAGCTGCGCGTGCAGAAGACCGCGTGGCCGACCGCGCTGTTCGCCCTGCCCGGCATCGCGCCGCTGTTCGCGCGGCTCAGCAGGGACTGGACGCCGGAGCAGCGGGTCCGCGGGGTGCTCTCCCTCTGTTACGGCGACCCCGGGCGGGTCAGCGAAGAGGGCTTCCGGCACGCCGTCGAGGAGATGGAACGGCGCCTGGAGCTGCCGTACTTCTGGGACGCGATGGCCCGCTCCTCGCGCGGCATCGTCGACGCGTACACCTTGGGCGGCCAGCACGGGCTCTGGCGGCAGGCCGAGCGGGTGCTCGCCCCGACCCTCCTCGTCTACGGCGGCCGCGACCAGCTGGTCGGCTACCGGATGGCGCGCAAGGCGGCCGCCGCGTTCCGCGGCTCGCGGCTGCTCACGCTCCCGGAGGCGGGGCACGTGGCCATGATGGAGTATCCGGAGACCGTCGCCGCGGCGGTCCGGGAGCTGATCACCGATGCCGCGCGGACCGCGGCCGAGGGCGGGAGCTGA